The proteins below come from a single Takifugu flavidus isolate HTHZ2018 chromosome 6, ASM371156v2, whole genome shotgun sequence genomic window:
- the LOC130526723 gene encoding ankyrin-2-like isoform X14 → MSRSSEESHSRGGGSDSDLKMASSCNSSPEGGPLPPLHQSRIRQSDSNTSFLRAARAGNIDKVLDFLKNGIDISTCNQNGLNALHLAAKEGHKDLVEELLDRGAPVDSSTKKGNSALHIASLAGQQDVVRLLVKRGANINSQSQNGFTPLYMAAQENHLEVVRYLLENDGNQSIATEDGFTPLAIALQQGHNSVVSLLLEHDTKGKVRLPALHIAARKDDTKSAALLLQNDHNADVQSKMMVNRTTESGFTPLHIAAHYGNVNVSTLLLNRGAAVDFTARNGITPLHVASKRGNTNMVALLLDRGAQIDAKTRDGLTPLHCAARSGHDQAVEILLDRGAPILARTKNGLSPLHMSAQGDHIECVKLLLQHKAPVDDVTLDYLTALHVAAHCGHYRVTKLLLDKKANPNVRALNGFTPLHIACKKNRVKVMELLVKYGASIQAITESGLTPIHVAAFMGHLSIVLLLLQNGASPDIRNIRGETALHMAARAGQMEVVRCLLRNGALVDAMAREDQTPLHIASRLGKTDIVQLLLQHMAHPDAATTNGYTPLHISAREGQLETAAVLLEAGASHSLPTKKGFTPLHVAAKYGNLDVAKLLLQRKALPNDAGKNGLTPLHVAAHYDNQEVALLLLDNGASPHSTAKNGYTPLHIAAKKNQTKIASSLLEYGAETNILTKQGVSPLHLAAQEGHAEMASLLLDKGAHVNAATKSGLTPLHLTAQEDKVSAAEVLAKYDANLDQQTKLGYTPLIVACHYGNAKMVNFLLQQGASINAKTKNGYTPLHQAAQQGNTHVINVLLQHGAKPNATTMSGNTALSIARRLGYISVVDTLKVVTEEVITTTTTITEKHKLNVPETMTEVLDVSDEEGEDTMTGDGGEYLRAEDLRELGDDSLPGHYLDFSYMNNMNMDRSQHTPLHQSFHQREGFFIEDMLTSHQVSVLSKEHEKDSFRLSWGAEHLDNVVLSSSLLHSGRSTPCLDHDNSSFLVSFMVDARGGAMRGCRHNGLRIIVPPRKCSAPTRVTCRLVKRHRLASMPPMVEGEGLAGRIIEVGPTGAQFLGKLHLPTAPPPLNEGESLVSRILQLGPPGTKFLGPVIVEIPHFAALRGTERELVILRSETGESWREHHCDFTEEELNQILNGMDEKLDSPEELEKKRICRIITRDFPQYFAVVSRIKQDSHLIGPEGGVLSSTLVPQVQAVFPEGALTKKIRVGLQAQPIDGDVVKKILGNKAALSAIVTLEPRRRKFHKPITMTIPIPKSSNTEGPTSEFSGETPTLRLLCSITGGTTPAQWEDITGSTPLTFVNQCVSFTTNVSARFWLIDCRQVQESVSFASQLYREVICVPYMAKFVIFAKTLDPIEARLRCFCMTDDKMDKTLEQQENFTEVARSRDVEVLEGKPIFVDCFGNLVPLTKSGQHHVFSFFAFKENRLALFIKIRDTTQEPCGRLSFTKEARTYRSLTHNAICNLNITLPAYSKESDSDQDADDESEKSEKKLDWEDDADRKEETLAIIADLLGFSWTELAKELEFSENEIQSVRTSNPNSLQEQSHALLQRWVEREGKHATEDCLIKTLTKINRMDIVHLIETQMNKSVQEQTSRTYAEIEKTLDHSEVSVALSSVQEDVESPRVVRLVESDRRPPPAVSEEDLSVASLLDIPSWAEPAGHSHSGSVHGDLLDELEIPHELNPNQWTPEDVVSRELTAFNISDDRESTSSKTNQSQTTTQKTIPSTEAQGFSAEEHSDTQSRELTSVFDPNTTKSKVLLREGSSSPPQTCGRLSGVSSAIPVSSCQDNHIEQDFASTGSISMSPESGSTQSSVLLSGREMQLVFNPEVLRNREFSDESPKNEQINTCSDAEDTPMLNMASAAPLGEDKEKPLTQCELMFIQDDSEEARVAPEVMEICDRAIDDPGSPTEFVQVPESPHRFYEVSPSLNSEFNLGSSQCDDHHTEQLSSLHPEREANTDQHLAHLPQEDSTNENFQMNELDTEACCYYLERVSEEVSPVNTLDQSTHCKEVSSVDTIQSEDISSQSLSDATPDTVTSVRHFSFEELVLGPFLGPPPIDTDYFGPSVTTKPEMTLSNSEEAHSSTLGPVDTVSSSRSTSEYTEVEHRATGSPVCDYSDPEGYFDCKQVASDFSEPEPDQPNPCNRLYSFGLPEKPAGQVLLSSESEDYEDAPFVLEPPHDGHMGSEDIPHPSEPSDDEFTLCEASQPHSSTDNYRTREINAELGSLSESSDDDFFTSRIVRRRVFIQADDLADLPTQSVTEEKYRDENGHIVVKKITRKIIRKCVSADGMESEEVSFGGDAQVSVTAQEGDGHSKVVKRTVLKSEGGHTEVTFTESKGFASSRQEAADELKISRVERSVVVEGKRAVTHPGDQSSTSDLPSDCDNFKQALVHIGGCSRIERPRVVGRGTVKEAGTVVRRAHVHKGSTLRGAVVKGAGQRKRASIEHTDKSRKRPKGDLQQHLQQFFHHYCQEEKESNDEEAKE, encoded by the exons TCTGACAGTAACACCAGCTTTCTGCGTGCCGCCAGAGCCGGAAACATCGACAAAGTCCTGGACTTCCTGAAGAATGGAATAGACATCAGTACCTGTAACCAG AATGGGCTGAATGCTCTGCACTTGGCTGCTAAAGAGGGACACAAGGACTTAGTGGAGGAACTGTTGGACAGAGGTGCACCTGTTGACTCGTCCACTAAG AAAGGCAACTCTGCCCTCCACATCGCCTCCttggcaggacagcaggatgtggtcaggctgctggtgaagagaggagcaaatATTAACTCTCAGTCTCAG AATGGCTTTACTCCGCTCTACATGGCTGCTCAGGAAAATCACTTGGAGGTGGTGCGATACCTGTTGGAGAACGATGGCAACCAAAGCATTGCAACAGAG GATGGTTTCACCCCACTGGCCATCGCCCTTCAGCAGGGCCACAACTCTGTGGTgtccctgctgctggagcatgACACTAAAGGCAAGGTCCGCCTTCCGGCCCTGCACATCGCGGCTCGCAAAGACGATACCAAATCTGCAGCACTGTTGCTCCAGAACGACCACAACGCTGACGTCCAGTCCAAG ATGATGGTCAATAGAACCACAGAG AGTGGGTTCACCCCTCTGCACATCGCCGCTCACTATGGTAACGTGAATGTCTCCACCCTGTTGCTGAacagaggagcagctgtggaCTTCACAGCCAGG AATGGGATCACACCTCTTCACGTTGCCTCAAAGAGAGGCAACACCAACATGGTGGCCCTGCTGCTAGACAGAGGTGCTCAGATAGATGCCAAAACCAGG GATGGACTGACCCCTTTGCATTGTGCAGCCAGGAGCGGACATGACCAGGCTGTGGAAATTCTATTGGACAGAGGAGCTCCTATTTTAGCTAGAACCAAA AATGGACTGTCCCCGCTGCACATGTCAGCCCAGGGAGACCACATAGAATGtgtgaaactgctgctgcagcataaGGCGCCTGTTGATGATGTCACGCTGGACTACCTCACAGCGCTGCACGTTGCTGCTCACTGTGGCCACTACAGAGTCACCAAGCTTCTGTTAGACAAGAAGGCGAATCCCAACGTTAGAGCACTG AATGGGTTCACTCCTCTCCACATTGCTTGTAAGAAGAACAGGGTGAAAGTGATGGAACTGCTGGTCAAGTATGGCGCGTCCATTCAAGCCATTACTGAG TCTGGGCTGACACCCATCCATGTAGCCGCGTTCATGGGCCACCTCAGCATTGttttgctgctcctccagaatGGAGCGTCTCCAGACATCCGTAACATT CGTGGCGAGACAGCTCTCCACATGGCAGCACGCGCCGGTCAGATGGAAGTGGTTCGCTGTTTGCTAAGGAATGGAGCATTAGTGGATGCCATGGCAAGA GAGGACCAGACACCCCTTCATATCGCCTCTCGTTTGGGGAAAACAGATATTGTCCAGTTACTGCTGCAGCACATGGCTCACCCAGACGCTGCCACCACCAATGGTTACACCCCCCTCCACATTTCCGCCAGGGAGGGTCAGCTAGaaacagctgctgtgctgctggaggctggagcctcGCATTCCCTTCCCACAAAG AAAGGGTTTACTCCTCTGCATGTAGCAGCTAAATATGGAAACCTTGATGTAGCAAAACTTCTACTGCAACGCAAAGCTCTGCCCAATGATGCTGGCAAG AATGGCTTAACTCCCCTACATGTAGCAGCTCATTACGACAACCAGGaagttgctctgctgctgctggataaTGGAGCCTCACCTCATTCTACTGCAAAG AATGGCTACACGCCTCTTCACATTGCAGCCAAAAAGAACCAGACGAAAATTGCCTCATCCCTGCTGGAGTATGGAGCAGAGACCAACATCCTGACCAAGCAGGGTGTCAGCCCTCTACACCTGGCAGCCCAGGAAGGACACGCTGAGATGGCcagtctgctgctggacaaAGGAGCTCATGTCAATGCAGCCACTAAG AGCGGACTGACTCCTCTGCATCTCACAGCCCAAGAAGACAAAGTCAGTGCAGCAGAAGTCCTGGCTAAATATGATGCCAACTTAGATCAGCAAACTAAG CTTGGATACACCCCTTTGATAGTGGCCTGTCACTATGGAAATGCCAAGATGGTGAACTTCCTACTACAGCAAGGTGCCAGCATCAATGCCAAGACAAAG AATGGATACACACCCCTTCACCAGGCAGCACAACAAGGGAATACACACGTTATCAATGTGTTGCTGCAACATGGCGCCAAGCCCAATGCAACCACAATG AGCGGAAACACCGCCCTGTCCATCGCCAGGCGTCTGGGATATATCTCTGTGGTGGACACGCTGAAGGTTGTCACCGAGGAGGTCATCACGACCACAACG ACaatcacagagaaacacaaactcAATGTCCCTGAGACGATGACCGAAGTCCTTGATGTATCTGATGAAGAAG GTGAGGACACCAtgacaggtgatggaggagagtATCTCAGAGCAGAGGATCTCAGAGAGCTGGGAGATGATTCCCTGCCTGGACACTACTTGGATTTCAGTTACATGAACAACATGAACATGGACAG GTCACAACACACTCCTCTTCATCAAAGCTTCCATCAGAGGGAGGGATTCTTCATCGAAGACATGCTCACAAGCCACCAG GTGTCGGTTCTTTCTAAAGAGCACGAAAAGGACTCCTTCCGTTTGAGTTGGGGCGCAGAGCATCTTGATAATGTTGTGTTGTCTTCCAGTCTGCTACACTCTGG CCGTTCCACTCCGTGCCTagaccatgacaacagcag CTTCCTGGTCAGTTTCATGGTCGATGCGAGGGGGGGAGCCATGCGTGGTTGCCGTCACAATGGTCTGCGAATCATCGTACCACCAAGAAAGTGCTCTGCACCTACGCGCGTAACGTGCAGGTTGGTGAAGAGACACCGCCTGGCTTCTATGCCTCCTATGGTGGAGGGTGAGGGTCTGGCCGGACGCATCATTGAAGTGGGTCCTACTGGAGCCCAGTTCCTGGG TAAACTCCACCTTCCcacagctccgccccctctaAATGAGGGGGAGAGTCTGGTCAGTCGTATCCTGCAGTTGGGCCCGCCAGGAACCAAGTTCCTCGG ACCCGTGATTGTGGAGATACCACATTTTGCAGCTCTgcgggggacagagagagagttggTGATATTGAGGAGTGAGACAGGGGAGAGCTGGAGGGAACACCACTGTGACTTCACTGAAGAGGAACTGAACCAGATACTTAATGGAATGGATGAAA AACTGGACTCTCCCgaggagctggaaaagaagAGAATATGTCGAATCATAACCCGAGACTTCCCACAATATTTTGCGGTGGTGTCACGAATAAAGCAAGACAGTCATTTGATTGGGCCAGAGGGCGGGGTCCTCAGTAGCACTCTTGTGCCGCAGGTTCAGGCAGTGTTTCCTGAAGGCGCCCTCACTAAGAAGATCAGAGTCGGATTACAG GCTCAGCCAATTGATGGAGATGTGGTGAAAAAGATTCTTGGCAACAAGGCGGCTCTCAGCGCCATCGTTACGTTGGAGCCAAGACGGAGAAAGTTCCACAAACCAATCACCATGACAATCCCTATTCCAAAAAGTTCCAACACCGAAGGACCCACATCTGAGTTCAGCGGGGAGACACCCACCTTACGTTTGCTTTGTAGTATTACAG GAGGAACCACTCCGGCCCAGTGGGAGGATATCACCGGCTCCACACCGCTCACATTTGTCAACCAATGTGTGTCCTTCACCACAAATGTATCAGCAAG ATTCTGGCTAATTGACTGCAGGCAGGTTCAGGAGTCGGTCAGCTTTGCTTCTCAGCTGTACAGAGAGGTTATCTGTGTTCCGTATATGGCCAAGTTTGTCATTTTTGCAAAGACTCTGGATCCCATAGAAGCCCGACTACGCTGTTTTTGCATGACTGATGACAAGATGGACAAGACTCTGGAGCAGCAAGAGAACTTTACAGAAGTTGCACGCAGCCGAGATGTTGAG GTCCTAGAAGGAAAACCTATATTTGTTGACTGCTTTGGAAACTTGGTGCCCCTTACCAAGAGTGGACAGCATCATGTCTTCAGCTTCTTTGCTTTCAAAGAGAACAGACTGGCCCTCTTCATCAAA ATTCGAGACACCACACAGGAGCCGTGTGGTCGACTGTCCTTCACGAAGGAAGCGCGCACATACCGTAGTCTTACCCACAATGCAATCTGCAACCTCAACATCACCCTTCCAGCATACTCAAAG GAGTCAGATTCAGATCAAGATGCAGACGATGAG AGTGAAAAGAGCGAAAAGAAAT TGGATTGGGAGGATGATgctgacaggaaggaagagacTTTAGCAATCATTGCGGATCTCCTCGGCTTCAGCTGGACTG AGCTGGCCAAAGAACTGGAATTCAGTGAAAATGAAATTCAGTCAGTCCGAACAAGTAATCCTAATTCGTTGCAAGAACAGAGCCATGCCTTGCTGCAGCGCTGGGTTGAAAGGGAAGGCAAGCATGCCACAG AGGACTGTCTGATTAAGACCCTAACAAAGATAAATCGCATGGACATCGTCCATCTTATAGAAACCCAGATGAATAAATCAGTCCAAGAGCAAACATCTAGGACTTATGCAGAAATAGAGAAGACACTGGACCACAGTGAAG TGTCAGTAGCTCTGTCTTCAGTGCAAGAGGATGTAGAAAGCCCGAGAGTTGTGAGACTGGTGGAGTCAGACCGGAGACCACCTCCTGCTGTTTCCGAAGAGGATCTTTCAGTTGCTTCCCTATTGGACATTCCTTCTTGGGCAGAACCTGCTGGTCACTCTCACTCAGGGAGTGTGCACGGAGACCTGTTGGATGAACTGGAGATACCTCA TGAATTAAACCCAAATCAGTGGACTCCAGAAGATGTAGTTTCACGAGAACTTACAGCTTTCAACATTTCAGATGACAGA GAATCAACATCTTCCAAGACAAATCAGTCACAAACCACAACGCAAAAAACTATTCCTTCCACAGAAGCTCAGGGTTTTTCAGCGGAGGAACACTCAGATACACAAAGTAGAGAATTAACAAGCGTATTTGACCCAAATACAACAAAATCCAAAGTTTTATTGAGGGAGGGAAGCAGCTCACCTCCACAGACATGTGGAAGGTTGTCTGGTGTGAGCTCAGCGATCCCAGTCTCATCCTGTCAAGACAATCATATTGAGCAAGACTTTGCTTCCACAGGGTCCATTTCAATGTCACCAGAATCTGGGTCCACTCAGTCTTCTGTGCTGTTGTCAGGTCGTGAAATGCAGCTTGTGTTTAATCCAGAGGTGTTGCGCAACAGAGAATTTAGTGATGAAAGTCCCAAAAATGAACAGATTAACACATGTAGTGATGCTGAAGATACCCCAATGCTGAACATGGCATCTGCTGCACCGCTGGGGGAAGATAAGGAAAAGCCATTGACACAGTGTGAATTGATGTTCATTCAAGATGACTCTGAAGAAGCCAGAGTGGCACCTGAGGTAATGGAAATCTGTGATAGGGCCATTGATGATCCTGGATCCCCAACCGAGTTTGTTCAAGTTCCTGAATCTCCACATAGATTCTATGAAGTGTCACCATCACTGAACTCAGAATTTAATTTGGGGTCCAGTCAATGTGATGATCACCACACCGAGCAGCTTTCCTCACTACATCCGGAGAGGGAGGCAAACACTGATCAACATCTGGCACATCTTCCCCAGGAAGATTCTACAAATGAAAattttcaaatgaatgaatTGGACACAGAGGCATGCTGTTATTACTTAGAGCGTGTGTCAGAAGAAGTGTCACCAGTGAATACCCTGGATCAAAGCACACATTGCAAGGAAGTCTCGAGTGTTGACACCATTCAGAGTGAAGATATTTCGTCTCAGTCTCTTTCTGATGCCACTCCAGACACAGTTACTTCTGTAAGACATTTTAGCTTTGAGGAATTGGTGTTAGGCCCCTTCTTGGGTCCTCCTCCAATAGACACAGACTACTTTGGCCCATCAGTTACTACAAAACCAGAGATGACTTTGTCAAATTCAGAAGAAGCTCACAGCAGCACTCTTGGACCAGTGGACACAGTCTCTTCTTCCAGAAGCACCTCTGAATATACAGAGGTTGAGCACAGAGCTACAGGCAGTCCAGTGTGTGACTACTCAGACCCAGAGGGTTACTTTGACTGCAAACAGGTGGCGTCTGATTTTTCAGAGCCTGAGCCCGATCAGCCAAATCCATGTAATCGTCTCTACTCGTTTGGATTGCCAGAAAAGCCAGCAGGCCAAGTCCTGCTGTCCTCTGAAAGTGAAGATTATGAGGATGCTCCTTTTGTCCTTGAGCCTCCTCATGATGGACACATGGGCAGTGAAGACATACCGCACCCTTCAGAACCATCGGATGATGAATTCACCTTGTGCGAAGCTTCacaaccacacagcagcactgacaATTATCGGACAAGG GAGATCAACGCAGAGCTCGGATCACTGTCAGAAAGTTcagatgatgatttttttaCCAGCAGGATAGTGCGAAGGAGAGTTTTCATCCAG GCTGATGATTTGGCTGATCTTCCAACACAATCAGTGACAGAAGAAAAGTACAGGGATGAAAATGGACACATTGTTGTCAAGAAG ATTACCCGTAAAATTATTCGGAAGTGTGTTTCTGCGGACGGCATGGAAAGTGAAGAGGTATCATTTGGAGGAGATGCCCAGGTGTCCGTCACTGCACAAGAAGGGGATGGACACTCTAAAGTGGTGAAAAGGACTGTCCTCAAGAGTGAGGGGGGACACACAGAG GTGACGTTTACTGAAAGCAAAGGTTTTGCCTCTTCAAGACAAGAGGCAGCGGACGAGCTTAAGATCAGTCGTGTTGAAAGGTCCGTAGTGGTGGAGGGTAAAAGGGCGGTGACACACCCGGGGGATCAGTCGTCGACTTCTGACCTTCCCTCAGATTGTGACAACTTCAAACAG GCACTAGTGCACATAGGCGGGTGTAGTAGAATAGAGCGCCCTCGTGTGGTAGGGAGGGGAACTGTTAAAGAAGCTGGAACTGTGGTCAGGAG GGCCCACGTGCATAAAGGCAGCACCCTGAGAGGAGCAGTGGTGAAAGGAGCTGGGCAGCGCAAACGGGCCTCTATCGAGCACACGGACAAATCCAGAAAGAGGCCGAAAGGtgatctccagcagcatctccaacAGTTCTTTCACCACTACTGccaagaagagaaggagagcaaTGATGAGGAGGCGAAAGAGTAG